The genomic interval GCGCATGATTCCGGGCTGTCCATTTTTCGGCCGTACCATTCGGAGATAAGTTTCTTCTTAACAACGGAGTGCAGGGCCAGTTTGCCCAATGGGTTGTGATAAAGCCATTTGAGCCATTGTTCTCCCGGCACGGTCTCTCGAAGAAGGTTTCCGGTTTTGCGGTCAATATATTCTATATAATCCATATTTGCCTCTTGTTTTGGGTGCTCGCTTGGTGCGTTTGATAGCACTGGAACGGTGGTGCTGCAAGAGGGCTTTCATTAATAAAAAAGCGAAGGATTACGGGGAATCCTTCGCTTTTCTGATTAATTGGCTTTGAAATCAGGTTATTTGACAAGATTAATTTTCGGGGTGCGCTGAACAGTACGATGGTATTGTACTGCAGGACGGCCGAATACCATGGTGTAGCCGATTTCGTGATCTTCGGGTACGCCGAGCTTTGCGGCCAGTTCCGGGAAGAAGTCATTCACGCACCATTTGAGCATGCCGTCCCAGAGGGTGCCGACGCCCATGGTCTGGGCCAGCAGGTCGAAGGTGGTCAGGGCGATAATGCAATCTTCTTTGGGCAGGGGAACGGTTTTGGGCGCACTGGCAATGAGGATATGCGGGGCACCGCGCAGGATGATGTCCATATCATGTTCTTTGAAGGCTTTGTTGGCCATGTTCATATAAATATAGCGCAGGTCTTTTTCATCATATCCGCCCTTGGCAAGCATTGCATCGAGTTTGGTGTAAATTTCCTTGCGCAGCTCTTCGGTTGCTTCGGCGGTAGCTGTGGCGGTGAAGAACACGCCTTGTGCATTAACCCCGGTGGGAGCATGAAATGCTGTTTCCAGCAGTTTGGTGATGGTTTTGTCGTCAAGGGCTTTCTTTTTGTACTTGCGGATGGAGCGGCGGCCTTTGATAAGTGCTTCCATGGAATGGGCGGTGGGCAGCTCGTACTGCAGTTCAATGGAGTCTGACGGGGCCGCACCCATAATGGAAATGGCCCCGGTGGGACAGATAGCCAGACAGTGCTGGCAGCGCATACATTTCCCTTCGTCCTGAATTACCGGAAAGTCGCCTTCCTGCATGGAAATGCACATGGGCGGACAATCGGTGATGCATTTGCCGCAGCGGATGCAGAGTTCTTCGTTTACTTTGAAATTAAGCATGTTTTTTACCTCGTTGGTTATATTTTGCTGAAGCGGACACGCCCCATGTGGAATTAAAAATAAGATTAATTAAAATAGAGAATTCCGGTCCGGGCCGCATCAGACAAATGTTTTAGATTGTCTGGATAAATCTGTTTTTGGTGTCTGTCTTTTAGCTGTAAAAAAAAATATTAGCTTATAACTCCCTAATCTGCCACAATTGTCTACTTTTTCATACTACGTAATTATTTTTTGCCTACTTGTGTGTTTTGTGGGTACGCCATATCTTCTCCATACAGTGCTTGAAGCACTTACCAACAAAGAACGAACTATCAGGCATGGCGGGTACACAGGCTAACATTATTTCACCGCCCGTGTCTTGCAACTAAGCAAAGTTTTAAGGGAGATTTTGTAGTGAAGTATGAAAATGAAACCATGCAGAAAACTATCCTCATAACAGGTTCAACTGACGGCATCGGCCTCGTAACAGCAAGGATGCTTCTTGAGCAGGGGCATAAGGTTCTGCTGCATGGGCGCAATAAGACAAAACTGGCAAAGGTCGTCAGCGATCTTTCTTCCATTGCCGGAAGCGGGAATATCGAAAGCTATGTTGCTGATCTCTCAATTATCGCAGAAGCGGGAAGGCTGGCTGATGAAGTTGCTGCCAAACACGACAAGCTGGACGCGCTGATCAACAATGCCGGGGTTTATCGTGTTTCCGCAACAGCTTCCCCGGACAGCCTTGATGTACGTTTCGTGGTTAATACCATCGCCCCTTACCTGCTGACTAAAAAGCTGCTGCCGCTGCTCAGAACTTCCGGCCGGGTGGTCAACCTTTCTTCTGCGGCACAGGCTCCGCTGGTTGCACATGATCTGGCCTCCGTCAGCAGCCAGCCCGATGGTATTGTTTATGCCCAGTCCAAGCTCGCAATCACCATGTGGTCCGCAGCCATGGCCGCCGAAACCCTCGGCTCTGAAGGCCCGGTGGTTGTGGCGGTGAATCCTGCTTCCATGCTGGGCAGCAAGATGGTCAAGGAAGCTTACGGAGTAAACGGCGGTGATCTGCGTATCGGTGCGGATATTCTCTGCCGGGCCGCGCTCTCTGATGAGTTTGCAGATGCTTCCGGTAAATACTTTGATAATGATTCAGGCCGATTTTCTTCGCCCCATCCCGATGCCATGAATGCCCGGAAATGTGCTGAAGTGGTGGATGTGATTGAAGACCTGCTGGCCCGGTTTTCCAACTAAAAATAGAGGTTAGTAAAATGCGTTTTGAAGGAAAAGTATACCGTCCGTGGATAGAGTGGGACAGTCTGCTGATTCAGACCACCCTCGGATGTACCCATAATAAATGCACCTTCTGCAACATGTTCCGCGATAAACGGTTCAGCATCAGGTCTATTGAGGACATTTTTCAGGATATTGAAGAATCAAGACGTTTCTACCGCAATGTTAAGTCTGTTTTTCTCGTTGACGGCAATGTGCTGGCCTTGAAAACCGACTTGCTGCTCAAGATCATCACCAAGGTTAAGGAGACTTTTCCTGAATGTGAGAAGGTCTCCCTGTATGCCGGGCTGAATGATTTCAGACGCAAGTCCATTGAAGATCTCAAGGCGTTGAAGGCCGCAGGTCTGACCAAGGCCTACACAGGTTTGGAATCAGGCGATCCGGTCATCCTTGAGCGGGTCAAAAAAGGGCTGACCCCGGAGCAGGCCATCGAAGGCATGACTAAAGCCAAGGAAGCGGGCATCGAGGTATTGGCATCATTTATCTTCGGCATGGGTGGAAAAGACCGCTCTCAGGAGCATATCGAGAAAACAGTTGAACTGCTCAACATTCTCAAGCCTGAAGAAATTGCCCCCATGGCTTTGACTGTACAGCCCGGTACCGAACTGGAGGAAGAGATCCGGTCCGGCCGATTCATTCAGGCCACACCGCTTCAGATGCTGGAAGAGGAAAAATACCTGCTGGAAAATATGAACTTTCCTACTTTCTATTGGGGCGACCACGGAAACAACATTGTTTCGTCCAAGGGAATGTTTCCGGACATCAAAGAAGAATCTCTCAGAAAAGTAGAGAGTGCCATGCTCAGCAACCCGGTTTGTAAAATGGACGTGCTCCACAACTACGCCTGGTAACAATCAGGAAAATTCAGTCCTGTTTTTCATATAGGTATTTAGAAACATTTGACCAGTAAAAATAACTATCATTAAAAAGGAAAATATCATGAGTGAAGTAAAAATCAGCCGTTATCCCGTGCCCGAACTGAGTGAAATGCCCGAAGATGTAAAAGAAACCATCCTCGCTTTTCAGGAGAAACTGGGCTTCATCCCCAACGTGCTCACCGCTCTGGCGCATCGTCCTGAAGAGTTCCGGGCATTCATCGCTTACAACAATGCGGTCATGGGTAAGGAAAGCGGATTGAGCGCAGCTGAAAAAGAAATGCTGATCATCGCCCATTCCGCTCACAACGGCTGCGTCTACTGCGTGGCTTCCCACGGTGCGGTCATGCGTCTTGAAACCGGAGATCCAACCATTTCAGAAAAGGTTGCCATCAACTACCGTGAAGCGGGGCTTACTGATCGTCAGGTTGCCATGTGTGATTTCGCCATGAAGCTGACCACTGATTCCAAAGCTGTAAACGAAGCTGATTTTGAAGTGCTGCGCGGCCACGGTCTGTCTGATGACGATATCTGGGATATCGCGGGAATAGTATCCTTTTTCAACCTTTCCAACCGCATGATGAGTTTTCTGGCTGTGCACCCTGACAGCCAGTTTTACGCAATGGGCAGATAGTTTCCTTTCGGGGACCCTGCCGGGGGCCTTAAACCCTTTTTGTAAAAAGGGTTTAAGAATCCCAAAAACTTTTAATAGTTTTGATTGATATAATTAATTTTAAATTTAGAGGAGTTACACAATGGGAACTTGGAATGGACTCGCAAAGGAAATGAAGGAACTTTTGGATCTTGATTCCAGCATCGTATCTGTAAAACGTCTGGAAGATAAGGAAGGTCTCAAGAATATCGCGGGTATTGAAAAGCCTGCCGGTCCTTTTACTTACTGCCAGCTGCCTTATCTTGTGCGCAAGCAGGGCAAGACCATCGGCATTACCAAAGATGATGCAACCCCTCTGGCAGAAAAGATGCAACTCCGTTATCGCTGCCTCAGAGTGCAGGGTCTTGCCCCGGCTGATGATAAGCAGCTTGAGCACGAAGCAAAAGGTTTTGCCGGATTCTGGTTCAATGACATTGAAACCGCCCGTGAATCCATGAAGGCTTATCCCAAGCCTTCCCCTATTGAAGGTCTGGCACTCAGCCCGCTGGAAGATGAAAAGTACGAACCTGAATACCTGTTGGTTTACGGTAACGGAGCTCAGATGACCCTGCTTATGAACGGTCTGCAGTATTTTGAATACGAACAGATCCAGTCCTACTTCACAGGTGAAGGTTCCTGTGCGGATGCGCTGCCCCGTTGTGTTGAAACCGGAAAGCCTTCCCTTTGCCTGCCTTGCGTGGGTGAGCGCGGATTCGGTCTGGTGAATAACGATGAAATGGTTATCGCTCTGCCCGCAGACAGATTGCAGCGTACCGTGGACGGCCTCAAGGCCCTGAAAAAGACCGGACTTGCCTATCCTCCGGCCCAGCTTGAAGCCGGAATGGACGTTACTCCTCTGTTTACCGCCTGGTATCCGATTCAGGACTAGTTATCGTCCGGATAAGTTTGATTGATTGAATTAAAATACGCCTGTTGCTGTTCGGCAACAGGCGTATTTTTTTTCTATAAAACCGGGTGGAAATCTCGGTTTCATCCGGTTGAATCAAATCCTAAAGCCCGAAGTGTTTTTTTCCCCAGTCGCGCATCATCATGATCAGCGGACGCAGGGTCTCGCCGTATTCGGTAACGGAATACTCCACTTTCGGGGGAACCTGTGCGTATACCTTGCGGTTTACAATTCCTTCTTTTTCCAGTTCCCGCAGCTGCTTGGTGAGCATGTGCTGGGTGATGGAAGGCATGGTTCTCTTCAGTTCACCGAACCGGTAAGATTTTTCCAGCAGGTGATAGAGGATGGCTCCTTTCCATTTTCCGCCGATTACTTCCAATGTGGCTTCTACCGGGCAGCCTTGATTGCAATTATATCTGTCGTGACGCATTGATTTCCTTCAATAGTATGTTTTTTGATACTACTCTAAATAGGTTGTTAATACCTATTGAGTGTATGTACTCTATAGTATCTCCTTGCAGGTGTGCAGGTCAATACTTAAGCGGCTGTTTTCGGGGATTATAATGCGAAAACTTGACAGCTAATCGGCTAGTGGATAGCAGCTTTAGTGTAGAAAATTTTAAAAGGAAATTTCATGAACAGAGCAAGTGTGGAAATAGTGGTGGCAAGGTATAAGGAAGATGTTTCCTGGCTTGCAGAGACCGATTATCCCGCAATCATTTATGATAAGGGCGGAGACCTTGTTGCTGTCGGAGGTAAGTGCTTAAAATCATTGCCTAATATCGGACGCGAAGGTCATACATATTTCACGCATATCATCGAAAATTACCCAGTCTTTCCAGACTACACTATTTTTTTGCAGGGTGATCCTTTTTTTCATACGGAAAAGATAACCGCTCACGAGGTGTTTGAACAGGCTGCGCAGAAGATTGCCAAGAATGCAAAGTTTTTCGGGTTCGCGTGGTTCAAATTGCGCTGCGACCGCCTTGGTCGTCCCCATGATATGGATGACCCGAAATCAAAGGGTAAATGGAAAGGGTGGGGCAAGGATATCCCTGTGGGTGAAGTCTTTGAAAAGCTGTTCAAACGTCCATCGCCGGAACAATTTATCGCCAGTGCTCCTACTGGTAATTTCCTAGTCGCACGGGAGCGGATTCT from Desulfovibrio sp. JC010 carries:
- a CDS encoding nitroreductase family protein; protein product: MLNFKVNEELCIRCGKCITDCPPMCISMQEGDFPVIQDEGKCMRCQHCLAICPTGAISIMGAAPSDSIELQYELPTAHSMEALIKGRRSIRKYKKKALDDKTITKLLETAFHAPTGVNAQGVFFTATATAEATEELRKEIYTKLDAMLAKGGYDEKDLRYIYMNMANKAFKEHDMDIILRGAPHILIASAPKTVPLPKEDCIIALTTFDLLAQTMGVGTLWDGMLKWCVNDFFPELAAKLGVPEDHEIGYTMVFGRPAVQYHRTVQRTPKINLVK
- a CDS encoding SDR family NAD(P)-dependent oxidoreductase; protein product: MKYENETMQKTILITGSTDGIGLVTARMLLEQGHKVLLHGRNKTKLAKVVSDLSSIAGSGNIESYVADLSIIAEAGRLADEVAAKHDKLDALINNAGVYRVSATASPDSLDVRFVVNTIAPYLLTKKLLPLLRTSGRVVNLSSAAQAPLVAHDLASVSSQPDGIVYAQSKLAITMWSAAMAAETLGSEGPVVVAVNPASMLGSKMVKEAYGVNGGDLRIGADILCRAALSDEFADASGKYFDNDSGRFSSPHPDAMNARKCAEVVDVIEDLLARFSN
- a CDS encoding radical SAM protein codes for the protein MRFEGKVYRPWIEWDSLLIQTTLGCTHNKCTFCNMFRDKRFSIRSIEDIFQDIEESRRFYRNVKSVFLVDGNVLALKTDLLLKIITKVKETFPECEKVSLYAGLNDFRRKSIEDLKALKAAGLTKAYTGLESGDPVILERVKKGLTPEQAIEGMTKAKEAGIEVLASFIFGMGGKDRSQEHIEKTVELLNILKPEEIAPMALTVQPGTELEEEIRSGRFIQATPLQMLEEEKYLLENMNFPTFYWGDHGNNIVSSKGMFPDIKEESLRKVESAMLSNPVCKMDVLHNYAW
- a CDS encoding peroxidase-related enzyme (This protein belongs to a clade of uncharacterized proteins related to peroxidases such as the alkylhydroperoxidase AhpD.); this translates as MSEVKISRYPVPELSEMPEDVKETILAFQEKLGFIPNVLTALAHRPEEFRAFIAYNNAVMGKESGLSAAEKEMLIIAHSAHNGCVYCVASHGAVMRLETGDPTISEKVAINYREAGLTDRQVAMCDFAMKLTTDSKAVNEADFEVLRGHGLSDDDIWDIAGIVSFFNLSNRMMSFLAVHPDSQFYAMGR
- a CDS encoding DUF169 domain-containing protein, whose amino-acid sequence is MGTWNGLAKEMKELLDLDSSIVSVKRLEDKEGLKNIAGIEKPAGPFTYCQLPYLVRKQGKTIGITKDDATPLAEKMQLRYRCLRVQGLAPADDKQLEHEAKGFAGFWFNDIETARESMKAYPKPSPIEGLALSPLEDEKYEPEYLLVYGNGAQMTLLMNGLQYFEYEQIQSYFTGEGSCADALPRCVETGKPSLCLPCVGERGFGLVNNDEMVIALPADRLQRTVDGLKALKKTGLAYPPAQLEAGMDVTPLFTAWYPIQD
- a CDS encoding helix-turn-helix domain-containing protein, coding for MRHDRYNCNQGCPVEATLEVIGGKWKGAILYHLLEKSYRFGELKRTMPSITQHMLTKQLRELEKEGIVNRKVYAQVPPKVEYSVTEYGETLRPLIMMMRDWGKKHFGL
- a CDS encoding DUF3431 domain-containing protein, with the protein product MNRASVEIVVARYKEDVSWLAETDYPAIIYDKGGDLVAVGGKCLKSLPNIGREGHTYFTHIIENYPVFPDYTIFLQGDPFFHTEKITAHEVFEQAAQKIAKNAKFFGFAWFKLRCDRLGRPHDMDDPKSKGKWKGWGKDIPVGEVFEKLFKRPSPEQFIASAPTGNFLVARERILTRPKSFYENALELILADPDDENNTGHAFERLWQVIFNGSTHINPPE